The nucleotide sequence GCTGCATCTGCCGCTGATGCTCGGGGGCTTGTACGCGCTACCGCTGAGCGGATGGCTGCCGCTGTATGGGCTGCATCTGTTGCTGGTGGGGGTGGCGCTGTTCGACCGCTCCGCGAGTGCGGATGTCCGTGTGCAGCGCTGGGGCGGGGTGGAACTGGCCGTGCTGGCGTTGTGCGTGGTGACTGCGTTGTGAGATGACGTTGCGCTGAGGTGTGAAGGCTCCGTTCTTTGCCGCCCGTGCCGGGCGGTTTTTTTTGTCTGGTCTGACTGGTGTCTGCCGCTCAGGCGACGGGCACACTTTTTACATCAGGTCGCGTCCACTGGCATGCTCCTTGCTCGAATTCATCCTGTGCAAGGCGCAGAATGAATCCATCCGGAGGACAGGCTGATGGGACTGAAAGCGGTCTTTCTCGATCTTGCCGGCGTGCTGTATGAAGGGCGCCGCGCGATTCCCGGCGCGCAGGACGCGGTGGCCCGGCTGCAGGCCTCGCCGCTGACGCTGCGCTTTGTCACCAATACATCCCGCCGCAGCCGCGCACAGGTGCTGGATGATCTGGCGCAACTGGGCTTCGACATTGCCCCGGACACCCTGTTCACCGCACCGCTGGCCGCGCGCCAGTGGCTGGTGCGTCGTGGGCACCGGCCGTTGTTGCTGGTGCATCCGGACATCGAATGCGAATTTGCAGGGTTGTCGCAGGCAGACCCCGATGCGGTGTTGCTGGCCGACGCCGAAGACCGGCTCAACTACCGCAATCTGGACAACGCCTTCCGGCTGTTGATGACCGGCGCCCCGTTGCTGGCCATCGGGATCAACCGTTATTTCAAGACGGAAGACGGCCTGCACCTGGATGCCGGGCCGTTTGTGCGGGCGCTGGAATTTGCCACAGGCACGCAGGCCGTGGTGGCGGGCAAACCCGCCACGGATTTTTTCCGGGAGGTGCTGAATGATGCCGGCTGCGCACCGGAAGAAGCCTTGATGGTGGGCGACGACGTGCACGGCGACGTTGAAGGGGCACTCGATGCCGGCCTGCGCGCGATGCTGGTGCAGACCGGCAAGTACCGCCCCGGTGACGAAGACCGGATACAGGGGGTGTTCGGCGTCCGGCCATCGATCACGGAGGTGGTGGACGCGGTACTTCAGCCGCCGGGGTGATCTGCGGTGGAGGTGTCTTCGCGGCGCTGCTGTAACCGGCGCAGCAGGCTGGAGGTATCCCAGCGGCCACCGCCCAGCGCCTGCACGTCCCGGTAGAAATCATTCACCATCGCTGTCAGGGGCAGTTCGCTGCCGTTGCGCGCGCCTTCGCGCAGGCAGATGTCCAGGTCCTTGCGCATCCAGTCCACCGCAAAGCCGTGTTCGTATTCGCCGGCAATCATGGTGCGGTGCCGGTTTACCATCTGCCAGGAGCTGGCGGCACCCTGGGAAATCACATCGATGACACGCTGCACGTCAAGCCCTGCGTTTTCCGCGAACGCCATGCCTTCGGCCAGGCCCTGTACCACCGCGCCGACGCAGATCTGGTTCACCATCTTGGTCAGTTGCCCGGCGCCGCTGGGGCCCATCAGGGTGACGGCGCGGGCGTAGTGTGCCTGCACCGGCCGTGCACGCTCGAAGGCGTCGGCATCCCCGCCGCACATGATGGTCAGGGCGCCTTGCTCGGCACCCTGCTGACCGCCCGAGACGGGGGCGTCGATGAAATGGCAGCCCTTTTCCTGCGCTTTGGCGGCCAGTTCGCGCGCGACTTCTGCAGAGGCGGTGGTGTGGTCGACCAGCACCGACGCCGGGCCGGCGCCGGCGAGGATGCCGGTGTCACCCAGCACCACGTGCCGCAGATCGTCGTCGTTGCCCACGCAACTCATGACGAACGACGCGCCACGGGCCGCGTCGCGGGGGGTGTCGGCCCGCTCGCCGCCGTACTCGGCGACCCATTGTTCGGCCTTGGCGGTGGTGCGGTTATAGACGGTGACCTGATAGCCGGCGCGTTGCAGATGGCCGGCCATGGGGTAGCCCATGACGCCCAGGCCGATAAAGGCGATTCGCGTGCTCATGCTGTGTGTCCCTGTGAAGACGGCTGACAGGCCAGAGTGTAGCGAAGTGCGCAGCCGATGGCCCGGCGGCGCAAGAAAATTGCCATCGCGTGTCCACTTCCCAGTCATTCCCCGCCCTGAGGATGGGCTTTTGATTCAGACAGGGAGTGAGGTACATGCGAGTATCAAGGATTGCCCCGCTGGCCGGCGGGTTGCTGTGCTGGGCCGGCGCCGCCCAGGGTGCGCTGGTCATCAGCGAATACGTCGAGGGCAGCAGTTTCAACAAGGCACTGGAGCTGTACAACAGCGGCACAGACACGCTGGATCTGTCGCAGTACAGTCTGGACCTGTATAGCAACGGCAGCAGCTCGGCGACCGGCAGCCTGACGCTGACGGGTACGCTGGCGGCCGGTGAAACACTCGTGCTTGCCCATGGCAGCGCTGCAACGGACATCCTGATGCTGGACCCGGTGATCGACAATTCCGTTATCAACCAC is from Isoalcanivorax pacificus W11-5 and encodes:
- a CDS encoding TIGR01458 family HAD-type hydrolase — its product is MGLKAVFLDLAGVLYEGRRAIPGAQDAVARLQASPLTLRFVTNTSRRSRAQVLDDLAQLGFDIAPDTLFTAPLAARQWLVRRGHRPLLLVHPDIECEFAGLSQADPDAVLLADAEDRLNYRNLDNAFRLLMTGAPLLAIGINRYFKTEDGLHLDAGPFVRALEFATGTQAVVAGKPATDFFREVLNDAGCAPEEALMVGDDVHGDVEGALDAGLRAMLVQTGKYRPGDEDRIQGVFGVRPSITEVVDAVLQPPG
- a CDS encoding NAD(P)-dependent oxidoreductase yields the protein MSTRIAFIGLGVMGYPMAGHLQRAGYQVTVYNRTTAKAEQWVAEYGGERADTPRDAARGASFVMSCVGNDDDLRHVVLGDTGILAGAGPASVLVDHTTASAEVARELAAKAQEKGCHFIDAPVSGGQQGAEQGALTIMCGGDADAFERARPVQAHYARAVTLMGPSGAGQLTKMVNQICVGAVVQGLAEGMAFAENAGLDVQRVIDVISQGAASSWQMVNRHRTMIAGEYEHGFAVDWMRKDLDICLREGARNGSELPLTAMVNDFYRDVQALGGGRWDTSSLLRRLQQRREDTSTADHPGG